GAGGGGAGCTGATATGGAACttgggctgggagcaggaaggtggggaagggagaaggcgTGAGATGGAAGGCTCAGGGGTGAAGGTGATGGGGCCAGGGTACTGTGGGGTATGGGATACATCCTTGCATGTGAGTGCAGTGGAAATGGGGGGGCTGTTACAAGTAACAGTGGGGTGGAAGTGGCACTGGGTGGGTGACTCCAAGCAGTGGAGCCAAACCTGCTGTTTGAAGGGATTCCCAAGTCCATGCTCCCCCTGGCAGAGAAGGACAAAACCCTCTCAGCTGTCACCACAGCCGAGATCCAAGTTCATCCAGTCAAATGTTTCTCTTCCCAGCTTTCTCCTTGTTCTCTAAAAATGCTgaggaagagacaaaggaaggggaCAGTGCTGGGACTGAAGACACCATTATATTCCTTTTGAAGAAAGCCAAGGTAAACTCACAAGGCCCTAGATTACTATTAGTAGCATTTGCACAGCCCCAAGAGCtctagtcacagaccaggacccccaACATTTTACCCACGTAGCTTTCTTATTAAATACACTAACTTCAGTGAAATAAGCATACTGGTTTGGTGAGGAATTGCTGGGCACTTCTATTGCGAGAGCCTACCGGGAGGCCTTTTGTGAGATGAACTCAGCACTCTCAGCTATGCATCCTATTAATGAGCCAGTCCAGACGCTTGGAGGcatggatggggggagggagcccaAGTATCAGCTAGCACTGAGGAGTCCATAAGGAGGGCAGAGATGAACTGCTCTTCCCATGACATTGATCAGAGCAGCATCTGGCAGTTTATGCTGTTCTGTCTCTGCTCTTGTGAGCAGCATTGGCATAGATGTGTTCACCTGCACAGTGACACCCTTGCTTGGCCTGCCGGTACACTGGGATCAGCATTCCCACATGCTGGGATCTCTAATCATCGTAGATTTTCCCTTCTCTCCGCTTCCAGCTCAGCATCATGAAGGGGGAGCTTGAGGAAGCAGAGCGGATTCTGCACGAAGCCGTCCGACTCTCCCATCAGTCGGACAACAAGAAAGCCATCATCTATACCTATGACCTGGTAATACTCCCAGGAAAGCTGTGTGTGAGACAGGGGTCCTCACCGCTGCCATGGATGTGGTCTCGGTCTCTCTGTCCCAAGCATGggctcaaacctctgagcttgatacatttatgatTGGGATCATATGACATGGCTGGCTGGGGTAGCTGGGGCCTGGACTCCCTTGCAGTCTTGTTTTTATATTCCTATTACTTCCCTTGCCCTCCACTGGGCAGTAATTTCAGCAGCTGGTAACATGTTTTTGCTGGGTGGAAGTTGCAGGTAAAAAGAGGGGGAAACTTTTTTGTGCAAAGCTAGCCTAAGGTCAGCAATAGCCTCACGTGGTGAAGCTTCGGCATCCCTAAGCGCTTTCTCCTTCTCTTCTAGATGGCAAACCTTGCATTCCTGAGGGGTCAGCTGGACAGCGTGAGTAAAGTCCTATCACTTGAGTCTGTGAAGAGCCCTGTACTGTGTCTGAGATCTTCAGAGGGCTGCCTACAATGTTAAGTATTATGGCTCACAGCTGGGTTATGCTAAACAATTCTGCTAAGGCCAGTTTCAGGCATAGATGCCCTACCTAGCACCAGCACCACCACTAGCATCCCTGGGCGCTGGGTCTTTAATATACTTCCACTTTTGTTTTAGGCAGAGAAGCTCTTCAAAGCAGCAATGAGCTTCTTGCTGGCTGGGGACATGAAGCAGGTAAGGGCTTCTCTGCACAGGCTTCCTGCTGGGCGTGAGGTCCCCACAGCTGCTGTAGCATTCCTTACACTACCTCTTGCTTGGGGGAAGATGTGGCCTTGCACCATTCCCTACAGCGCCTCCTACGGGGAGCTGCTGGTACTGGAGTGGCAGTGAGCTTCCCTGCCATTCAAGCAGTATCTTCTGGAGGTAGCTGTTCATTTACACCACGTATAGGGCATTATCTTGGCCTGCGTCTGGTCTCTGAGGAAGCAGTGGTTCTGCTGTAAGGATCAAAGAGAGGAGTGATTGTGGCTGCCCCCTCTAATGTGCCTTTGACTTCCTCTCCCTCCTGACAGGATGACAATGCCATCATTGAAATGTCTCTCAAGCTGGCCAGTATCTATGCTGCTCAGAACCAGTGAGTACCGGGGTGAGGCTGGAGTGCAGATGATTGTTAGCTCCAGGATACCAGTGGTGATTTTGGGGCAGGGGAAGCTCTTACTTCTGATCTGGGGAGGAGAAAAGGTCCTGTGTTGAGGGGTGGAGGCGTTCTACtagcttgggggtgggggcttccCCATCCTATAGGGTATTCTCCACATGGAGTCCTCAGTCAGTGACTTTCATGAGCTTCCTGTGTGTGTGAGTCACATACGTGGCACCTGTAGGCCACCTGtgtcccagcagcagggcaaggcCCAGCTGCTCTGTAGCATGCTCTCCAGCTAGGTCCTCTGCCACTTGAGATGGAAATAGCTGCAAACAGCTGTAGGGACAAATCCCATTGATCTTGCAGAGAAAACCCACAGAACGGCTGAACGCCTTTGGACTCAATTTCAGTGTTTACAAATGTAGTTGGTGACTGGCTGGCTTGTCAGCGTGGTAGGCGAGTGCTCTGTCTGTAggccaggggcagcagcagggcacgCTCCATCCCGTGTCCCGTGAGCAAGAGGGGGAGGCTACTTCTCTAGAGCTGCCAGAACTCTGGGCCTGTTTGCTTAGGTGACCAAGAACCAAGCCACCAGAttaggaggggagggaagggtccCAGCAGGAAGCAACTGACCCTCAGGGTAACCGTAATGTGGCTTGTCTCCCAGGAATGCCCAGTGTGTGGTGGTAGTGAGCTAACGCTGCTGGTGTGGGATAAATGGCCTGGCTTTGCTGAGCTCTGACCTTTGCCCTTTGCTGTGCAGACACAAGCTGGCTCTTGCTGGCTATGAGTTCTGCATCCTGACCCTGGATGAGAAGATAGCCAAATACAAGGACTTGCCTGAGGATGTCCTCCCAGGTAGGAAGCTCCTGGGCTTTTGCTGTCATCAGTGTAGCTTTCTGCCTCTCTAGGGACCTTCCCATGTTGCCATTGGTATCTCTCCTGCCTCTTACAGCCCCTTCCTCCCATTCCCTCACTGGCTTCTTCTCTCATGAGCTGCAGTCAAGCTCTGtgtccttcccttccccatcttACATCTCTTTGTTTCCTTCACCACCCTGTCACCTGTGCACTCCCACCCCCACTGTCCAACCTTCTCCTTCATTCTCCCTGTGTCTGCTCTAGCTCTAACACTTCACACTGGCTCCCTGCCCATGGAGCCCTTAATCTATCTTACTGCCCAGCTGTCCTGCCATTTGTCACAGCCatacctgctgcctctgcctcaccCTCTGCATTTGCCATTAAGTAAGGTGAGGCAGGGCAGAGATCTTCTCAGGAGCGTGAGGGTGCTGCTCTGGCAATATTACTCAGTGCTGATCCTTTGACAATGCTTGGACAGGTCTCGGTAAAAATCCCCTCCGGGGGCTGTCTAGTGTCCATTCCTGAGAGAAGTGGGCAGCGCTTTGACCCATCTCTTTTCCTGCTCACAGCAGAGGAAAGAGCCAACACGTATCTCCTGCTTGGTCTGTGCCTTGACTCATATGGTCGCTACCTCCTGGCCAACAAACAGCTGCCTGGGGCCCAAAGAATGTATGAGAGGGCGCTGCAGATCTCCAAGGAGGTCCAGGGagacacccatccccaggtgAGCAGGGACTGATGGCTGGACTCACAAGAAGCACTGGGGGCTCAGCATGGCACAtgctggagcagcagctgtgAGCTCATGCCCCTGCAGGGGGTCGAGAGTAAACATGTGCCAGTGCCCAGGCAGGGGAGGACTGAGCTAGATCTGTCCTGGTCTGCCAGCACGGAAACCTATTGCGCTGACCCATTCATCTATGGGGCGATGGTATGAGCCCTCCTTTGTGCTGCTTGGGCACTGGTGTGCCAGGGCCAGCTAAGCTGGATATTCAGCCTGCCATAGCTGTAGGTCAAGACAGGACCCCGTATCTGCAGTGAGATTAGTGAAGTTCTAAAAGcaaaactcctcctcctcctcccccagctctaaGACTTCCTCTCCCTGTCCTGGTGCAGACCGTGGTACTGATGAATGACTTGGCAACTGTGCTGGATGCCCAGGGCCTCTATGAGGAGGCATATACACATGTGAAGAGGGCATCTGAATTGGCAAAGCAGACTGAGCACCCCGAGGAGCACATGGTGCTGAATAACCTTGCAGGAATTCTGATGCACAAAGGTAAGTATTGACACCCAGCCCAAGCAGCTTAAACAGGAAAGGCGATTTCTTTGCTTATAACTCTCCTGATTGCAgtaagagggtggggggaggagagagagaaggagcaaGGCTTGTGCTGTGGCAGTGAACAAGGGACAGGGACTTCAGCGCTCCTGTAGCACTGCTCTCCTTCCCACTCAGTATAATAGCCCTGGCTTGTCTTAAGCAACATTTTATGCTGTTTTCAAATTTTAACCTGGCAAGTGAAGATGCCTGTACTGATTGCTTTGTAGTGGGGTATGGGGGGGAGTTGGTGCCTTGGGGGCAGGTGATTTTAAATTGAGGAGTTGAATTCTTACCTACCACTCCTTGACAGCCACTAACTGCCTCACTCACCCCACTCTGTTGGGCATTGGCTGTAGTGGTAATTGCCTGAGAACGCTGCAGTGGTCATGTCCCATCCGAGATCTCAAGCTAGGGGTAGCTGTGTTGGGCTGGCTGCCACTAGTGTTCCATCCCTCCTACAGTTGGTTCCATGGGCTGAAGACTCTGCAACCATAGAGCAAGATTCATATCTAACCCTTAAATTCTGGAGCCCAGACATGGCTGCTGCCCTACTCTGCACACAAGGGGAGTAGCTCTGACTAGCAAAGCATGAACAGCCCTTGGTGAAGCTTGTCTGTCTTACTGCTGCAGTGCAGGAGGCAATGCTGCTGCCAATGAAGAGTGAATCGTGGGCTTCTAGGCTGGCAGGAGTGGTGGGgactctccccagctcctccatCCTCAGATCCTGCCTGAGACAGGCTAGTTGAGGTGCTGGTCCTGTTAGTGACAGCTGCTCATGCACAAAAAGAATGATGAGGGAAGGGACTGGGACAGAGCTGGCTTTTATTTTCTAGATGGAGAACAATTCCCTTTCAACCATGAACTAAACCCCAGTCCTCCCTGGTTTGTGCCTGACTGTTCCACGCAGTACTTGAAGTGTAATCACTCAGCTTaggatgggggcagaggtgggTGTAACATTCACTTTGCTTTCTTCCTCCGTTGAATGCAGAAGACTTTCTGCAAGCAAAAGAGGTGTACAGAAAAGCCCTGAAACAGGCAGAGCTGAAAGGAGACACAGCGTCCATGCAGCACATACAAGAGGAACTAGCGGAGCTGGCCAGGCGGAGAAAGCACTCAAACTGAACATGTGATGCACAAATGA
This is a stretch of genomic DNA from Chrysemys picta bellii isolate R12L10 chromosome 19, ASM1138683v2, whole genome shotgun sequence. It encodes these proteins:
- the TTC19 gene encoding tetratricopeptide repeat protein 19, mitochondrial isoform X2, whose amino-acid sequence is MLAALRRGPGLLAAAGRRYSGARLPARWEKAPGRRGAAWGAGSLRGPSPGGVLAALAAFSLFSKNAEEETKEGDSAGTEDTIIFLLKKAKLSIMKGELEEAERILHEAVRLSHQSDNKKAIIYTYDLMANLAFLRGQLDSAEKLFKAAMSFLLAGDMKQDDNAIIEMSLKLASIYAAQNQHKLALAGYEFCILTLDEKIAKYKDLPEDVLPEERANTYLLLGLCLDSYGRYLLANKQLPGAQRMYERALQISKEVQGDTHPQTVVLMNDLATVLDAQGLYEEAYTHVKRASELAKQTEHPEEHMVLNNLAGILMHKEDFLQAKEVYRKALKQAELKGDTASMQHIQEELAELARRRKHSN
- the TTC19 gene encoding tetratricopeptide repeat protein 19, mitochondrial isoform X4, encoding MLAALRRGPGLLAAAGRRYSGARLPARWEKAPGRRGAAWGAGSLRGPSPGGVLAALAAFSLFSKNAEEETKEGDSAGTEDTIIFLLKKAKLSIMKGELEEAERILHEAVRLSHQSDNKKAIIYTYDLMANLAFLRGQLDSVSKVLSLESVKSPVLCLRSSEGCLQCREALQSSNELLAGWGHEAAEERANTYLLLGLCLDSYGRYLLANKQLPGAQRMYERALQISKEVQGDTHPQTVVLMNDLATVLDAQGLYEEAYTHVKRASELAKQTEHPEEHMVLNNLAGILMHKEDFLQAKEVYRKALKQAELKGDTASMQHIQEELAELARRRKHSN
- the TTC19 gene encoding tetratricopeptide repeat protein 19, mitochondrial isoform X3 codes for the protein MLAALRRGPGLLAAAGRRYSGARLPARWEKAPGRRGAAWGAGSLRGPSPGGVLAALAAFSLFSKNAEEETKEGDSAGTEDTIIFLLKKAKLSIMKGELEEAERILHEAVRLSHQSDNKKAIIYTYDLMANLAFLRGQLDSDDNAIIEMSLKLASIYAAQNQHKLALAGYEFCILTLDEKIAKYKDLPEDVLPAEERANTYLLLGLCLDSYGRYLLANKQLPGAQRMYERALQISKEVQGDTHPQTVVLMNDLATVLDAQGLYEEAYTHVKRASELAKQTEHPEEHMVLNNLAGILMHKEDFLQAKEVYRKALKQAELKGDTASMQHIQEELAELARRRKHSN
- the TTC19 gene encoding tetratricopeptide repeat protein 19, mitochondrial isoform X1 — its product is MLAALRRGPGLLAAAGRRYSGARLPARWEKAPGRRGAAWGAGSLRGPSPGGVLAALAAFSLFSKNAEEETKEGDSAGTEDTIIFLLKKAKLSIMKGELEEAERILHEAVRLSHQSDNKKAIIYTYDLMANLAFLRGQLDSAEKLFKAAMSFLLAGDMKQDDNAIIEMSLKLASIYAAQNQHKLALAGYEFCILTLDEKIAKYKDLPEDVLPAEERANTYLLLGLCLDSYGRYLLANKQLPGAQRMYERALQISKEVQGDTHPQTVVLMNDLATVLDAQGLYEEAYTHVKRASELAKQTEHPEEHMVLNNLAGILMHKEDFLQAKEVYRKALKQAELKGDTASMQHIQEELAELARRRKHSN